In Vicugna pacos unplaced genomic scaffold, VicPac4 scaffold_18, whole genome shotgun sequence, a single genomic region encodes these proteins:
- the LOC140692828 gene encoding heat shock transcription factor, Y-linked-like: MLFEMAHVSTEIQVVSPKYGPTSSGMYSRSLLCDQTFSGDLDLRSMIEENVFKALSEESLIKRPCYKHCVSEPDEDNDFRSLTYPGKLWKMVGNDQFKSICWDDNGTSIVMDEDVFMKENLERKSPFRIFEPGSMKSLVRQLNLYGFSKVQQNFRRSVSLADFQAEEKEVSVLSKLTIIHGHSQSSYNEANGRVVNFITTKTSTSQYSILSPIQCNYFGLMEEPPTFPNGYHKISASEGRFSKLQPVRNPRIPVPELANTSATSLSRPNHQPSSAYERHPNYN, from the exons atgttatttgagatggcacatgtttctacagaaattcaagttgtgtctcctaaatatggaccaacttcttcaggaatgtacagtagatctctattgtgtgatcaaacattctctggggacttggacttgaggtctatgattgaggaaaatgtttttaaggctttgtctgaagaatccctgataaaaaggccatgttacaaacattgtgtctctgaaccagatgaagataatgattttcgttctctgacatatccaggaaaactctggaaaatggttggaaatgaccaatttaaatccatctgttgggatgataatggaacttccatagtgatggatgaagatgtctttatgaaggaaaatttggaaagaaagtctcctttcagaatatttgaacctggaagtatgaaaagtttagttagacagctaaacctttatggatttagtaaagtgcagcagaattttcgaagatctgtttctctagctgactttcaggcagaagaaaaagaagtctctgttttaagcaag ttgaccattatccacgggcactctcaaagcagctacaatgaagcaaatggccgtgttgtgaacttcattacaactaaaacttctacttctcagtacagcatcttatctcccatacagtgcaattattttggactgatggaggaacctcctacttttccaaatggatatcacaaaatatctgccagtgaaggtcgtttttctaaacttcaaccagttagaaacccacggattccagtgccagagctagccaatacatcagctacttctctttcaaggccaaatcatcagccatcttcagcttatgaacgtcatcctaattacaactga